One stretch of Candidatus Brocadiaceae bacterium DNA includes these proteins:
- a CDS encoding HPP family protein, giving the protein MSFLGEIVESIKTKPRAPQPALPSREVWLSLWGTIFGIGITAWLAFSWECPMLLGSLGSTSPLLYCAYKAPLAQPRNVLLGHFIGASIGVVIYDFFGLTWWSLALGVSLAVVLMFVTYSVHPPAGATAYVAIQSGGLGVGYMFILNPTMLGVFIMLLIAVIFNKLGKRDYPSNWW; this is encoded by the coding sequence ATGTCTTTTTTGGGCGAAATAGTTGAGTCGATAAAGACGAAACCAAGGGCGCCGCAGCCGGCGCTTCCTTCAAGAGAGGTGTGGCTTTCTCTCTGGGGGACGATTTTTGGGATAGGGATTACGGCATGGTTAGCCTTTTCATGGGAGTGCCCTATGTTATTAGGGTCTTTAGGGTCTACCTCGCCATTGCTTTATTGTGCGTATAAGGCGCCTCTGGCGCAACCAAGGAATGTTTTACTTGGGCATTTCATCGGCGCAAGTATCGGTGTGGTCATCTATGATTTCTTTGGTTTGACATGGTGGTCACTTGCGCTTGGCGTCTCCCTTGCTGTTGTTCTTATGTTTGTGACGTATTCAGTACATCCCCCGGCAGGTGCAACGGCGTATGTAGCTATTCAATCGGGAGGATTGGGTGTCGGGTATATGTTTATTCTGAATCCCACTATGTTGGGAGTGTTCATCATGCTGTTAATAGCGGTTATCTTTAATAAACTGGGAAAAAGAGACTATCCTTCTAACTGGTGGTAA
- a CDS encoding phosphatidylinositol 4-kinase: protein MAYDMNSHEHDGNIPDDELKKEIFGSIRDKEIENVECERLMGAPRGPEKITFKDGSIGIFKCDIRHYWMADNPDTAIREALVYQIDKTVGLGLVPRTMVIDDTIGGIRYNGSIQEWIKDARDGYQMETITPEQKKDYERLMVFDFVIGNSDRHLENILFSVDNKVHAIDNNACLIIDKDEDILAFPDQIIRFFSKKVVPDIPHIVELIETFHKNKNKIVRLIDNYIHDNTKLARLMVESRINYLFTMLKKNKPFPRKYLEWRKGLDAEIQRILS from the coding sequence ATGGCATACGATATGAATTCTCACGAACACGATGGTAATATTCCTGATGACGAACTGAAAAAAGAAATTTTTGGCAGTATAAGGGACAAAGAAATTGAGAACGTAGAGTGTGAGCGCTTAATGGGCGCACCCCGTGGGCCAGAGAAAATTACTTTTAAGGATGGAAGTATAGGAATATTTAAGTGTGATATACGGCATTACTGGATGGCCGATAACCCGGATACTGCTATACGGGAAGCCCTTGTGTATCAGATAGATAAAACTGTTGGTCTTGGACTGGTGCCCAGGACGATGGTGATAGATGATACGATAGGCGGTATACGCTATAACGGTTCAATTCAAGAGTGGATAAAGGATGCAAGAGATGGATATCAGATGGAGACGATTACTCCGGAGCAAAAAAAGGACTATGAACGGTTAATGGTCTTCGATTTTGTAATTGGCAATAGCGACAGACATTTAGAAAACATACTATTTTCCGTTGATAATAAGGTTCATGCTATCGATAACAACGCTTGCCTTATTATTGACAAAGACGAGGATATTTTAGCCTTTCCGGACCAGATAATACGTTTTTTCAGCAAAAAAGTAGTTCCTGACATACCGCATATTGTTGAGTTAATAGAAACGTTTCATAAAAATAAAAATAAGATAGTACGTTTGATCGATAACTATATACACGATAATACAAAACTGGCTCGATTGATGGTGGAATCAAGGATTAATTATTTATTTACCATGTTAAAGAAAAACAAGCCTTTTCCAAGGAAGTATCTGGAGTGGAGAAAGGGCTTGGATGCTGAAATCCAGCGTATTTTGTCCTGA
- a CDS encoding PAS domain-containing protein yields MVTSLEEKTKEVVDSEKRYRELFNSLKEAIYQAEPGVDGVFTFINKAGAEILGFGSPEEVIGTKVKDIYVDPEDRKRLCEKLEKDGVWREFVSLCKRKNGETFYAERTSSMVRDENGKPVAIHGVFRDISERKKAELEIFESERRYRSLFDSLREGVYQCEASNDGVFTWVNQAGAEMLGFNSPEEVIGTRVADIYVNPDDRKELLQKLEKEGVWRDFTAYCKKKNGERFISETTCNLVYDENSKPLRIEGVFRDITDR; encoded by the coding sequence ATGGTTACATCACTGGAAGAGAAGACAAAAGAGGTCGTAGACTCGGAAAAACGATACAGAGAACTGTTCAATTCTTTAAAAGAAGCGATTTATCAGGCAGAGCCGGGGGTTGATGGAGTATTTACGTTCATTAATAAAGCAGGCGCTGAAATTTTAGGCTTTGGATCTCCTGAAGAAGTTATCGGAACGAAAGTAAAGGATATTTATGTTGATCCTGAAGACAGAAAGCGGCTCTGTGAGAAACTTGAAAAAGATGGCGTCTGGAGAGAGTTTGTGTCTCTTTGCAAAAGGAAAAACGGCGAGACTTTCTATGCGGAGCGTACGAGTAGTATGGTCAGGGACGAGAACGGGAAACCTGTTGCTATCCATGGTGTATTCAGGGATATATCAGAGAGGAAAAAAGCAGAACTGGAAATTTTTGAGTCCGAAAGAAGATATCGTTCCTTATTTGATTCGTTAAGGGAGGGTGTATATCAGTGTGAGGCGAGTAACGACGGGGTTTTTACCTGGGTTAATCAGGCAGGAGCTGAAATGCTCGGGTTTAATTCACCTGAAGAGGTTATTGGGACACGTGTCGCTGATATATATGTGAACCCCGATGACAGGAAAGAATTACTGCAAAAGCTTGAGAAGGAAGGAGTCTGGAGGGATTTTACTGCCTACTGTAAAAAGAAGAATGGTGAACGATTTATTTCTGAGACAACGTGCAATCTTGTTTATGACGAAAATAGTAAACCACTTAGAATTGAAGGTGTATTTAGGGATATAACGGATAGATAA
- a CDS encoding formate/nitrite transporter family protein translates to MLYTGAVDAIAAVSLKKATAMKHSLTGFLTLSVMAGFYVGFGVMLAFVVAAPIGAINPGFGKIAAGMVFGIALSLVIIAGCELFTGYNLLIFKGSLRGTVTFGDAMLGWFWTYVGNLAGSMIFALMIYMCGIFAKDPWLAFTLKIATYKMNAPWWELFFRGIMCNWLVCLAIWCSFRCTSDSGKLIMIWWCLFCFITTGMEHSVANMTIMTIACLLPHDPAVINFGKMFGWNLVSVTLGNIVGGAFFVSFLYWFATYMDEKGAKRMPAVQGGSGAELPSSGVSPEEIKDVKVKLKS, encoded by the coding sequence ATGTTATATACAGGAGCAGTTGATGCGATTGCGGCAGTGTCACTAAAAAAAGCTACTGCAATGAAACATAGCTTGACAGGCTTTTTGACACTTTCTGTGATGGCAGGATTTTATGTTGGTTTTGGCGTAATGCTTGCGTTTGTTGTTGCGGCGCCGATAGGCGCAATAAATCCCGGATTCGGGAAAATTGCCGCGGGAATGGTTTTTGGTATTGCATTGTCTCTCGTAATCATAGCTGGATGTGAATTGTTTACCGGTTATAACCTTTTAATATTTAAAGGTTCACTGCGGGGCACGGTTACCTTTGGCGATGCCATGCTGGGTTGGTTTTGGACCTATGTAGGTAACCTGGCGGGTTCCATGATTTTTGCGCTTATGATTTACATGTGTGGCATATTTGCGAAAGACCCTTGGCTCGCATTTACCTTGAAGATTGCTACCTATAAGATGAACGCGCCATGGTGGGAGTTGTTTTTTAGGGGGATCATGTGTAACTGGTTGGTGTGTTTGGCTATATGGTGTAGCTTCAGGTGCACGAGTGATTCCGGCAAGTTGATAATGATCTGGTGGTGTCTGTTCTGTTTTATCACGACAGGCATGGAGCACAGTGTGGCGAATATGACAATTATGACGATTGCATGTTTGTTGCCGCATGATCCGGCAGTAATCAACTTTGGTAAGATGTTCGGATGGAACCTGGTTTCAGTTACCTTGGGAAATATCGTGGGAGGGGCCTTTTTTGTATCCTTCCTGTATTGGTTTGCAACTTACATGGATGAGAAAGGAGCAAAGAGGATGCCTGCAGTACAGGGTGGTTCAGGCGCTGAGTTGCCAAGTTCCGGCGTAAGTCCGGAAGAGATCAAGGATGTTAAGGTTAAACTGAAGTCTTAA
- a CDS encoding sigma-54 dependent transcriptional regulator: MMENGNILVVEDQDAMRESLWIALKDEGYQVECVPNGEEAVKKLKEHNGYDLVITDLKMEKIGGLEVLKTVKSTNSSTEVVLITAYGTIGTAVQAIRDGAYDYVTKPFRHQEILKVVKMALEKKSLKDRVRFLEGEIRNKYKFEGIVGNSNAMLEALKITFHVCRTESTVLVTGESGTGKELIARAIHYNSHRKEHPFVIINCGALPENLQESELFGHIKGAFTGAIKDKVGLLQQAQKGTVFLDEIGEMSQSTQVKLLRFLQDGEIRPVGGNKAIHLDTRIIAATNENLEKAVGLGRFRKDLFYRINVIRIHLPLLMERREDIPLLVEYFLENIINKCKKERRVFSREAMQALIDYDWPGNIRELQNIIERAVALSKNEVIHVDELPLPLGGIAVIRDNDQVETGKRKSFIVTTLAEQEKKAIVEAMNKYGGNQTKVAQVLGISTTTLWRKIKKYRIKPQHEISDWFCH, translated from the coding sequence ATGATGGAAAACGGTAACATCCTTGTTGTAGAAGATCAAGATGCCATGAGAGAGTCTCTCTGGATTGCATTAAAAGATGAAGGTTATCAGGTGGAGTGTGTTCCAAACGGGGAAGAAGCTGTTAAAAAATTGAAAGAACACAACGGGTATGATTTGGTAATTACAGATTTGAAGATGGAAAAAATTGGTGGCCTGGAAGTTCTGAAGACGGTTAAATCTACAAATAGTTCCACGGAAGTAGTGCTGATTACAGCTTATGGAACTATTGGCACAGCCGTTCAGGCAATTAGGGATGGCGCGTATGATTATGTGACGAAACCCTTCCGTCATCAGGAAATTTTGAAAGTGGTAAAAATGGCGCTTGAAAAGAAGAGTCTGAAAGACCGGGTCAGATTTCTTGAAGGTGAGATCAGGAATAAGTATAAATTTGAAGGCATTGTGGGTAATTCCAATGCTATGCTGGAGGCGTTGAAGATAACTTTCCATGTATGTCGTACTGAAAGTACGGTTCTGGTTACCGGGGAAAGTGGAACCGGAAAGGAATTAATTGCACGGGCGATTCATTATAACAGCCATCGAAAAGAGCATCCATTTGTTATAATCAATTGTGGCGCTCTGCCGGAGAATTTACAGGAGAGTGAACTCTTCGGCCATATAAAAGGGGCTTTTACCGGGGCCATAAAAGATAAGGTTGGGTTATTGCAGCAGGCCCAGAAAGGCACCGTTTTTCTAGATGAAATAGGTGAGATGTCACAGTCTACACAGGTGAAACTTTTGCGATTTTTGCAGGATGGAGAGATTCGTCCTGTTGGTGGAAATAAAGCAATTCATTTAGATACAAGGATCATTGCTGCCACCAATGAAAATTTAGAAAAAGCGGTTGGGTTGGGAAGATTTAGAAAGGATCTCTTTTATCGAATTAATGTAATACGGATTCATCTTCCTCTGTTAATGGAACGCAGGGAAGACATACCTCTTTTAGTGGAATATTTTCTTGAAAATATTATAAATAAATGTAAAAAGGAGAGAAGGGTGTTTTCCCGTGAGGCGATGCAGGCGTTGATAGACTATGATTGGCCTGGTAACATCAGGGAGCTTCAAAATATAATTGAGCGAGCTGTTGCCCTATCTAAAAATGAAGTGATTCATGTAGATGAACTACCTCTCCCGTTGGGTGGAATTGCTGTTATTCGTGATAATGACCAGGTGGAGACGGGAAAAAGAAAATCGTTTATCGTCACAACCCTTGCTGAACAGGAAAAGAAAGCAATAGTAGAGGCTATGAATAAATATGGAGGAAATCAAACAAAGGTTGCTCAGGTACTTGGGATATCCACAACAACACTCTGGAGAAAGATAAAAAAGTACCGGATTAAACCTCAGCATGAGATTTCAGATTGGTTTTGTCATTAA
- a CDS encoding metallophosphatase family protein, which produces MLYGVIGDIHSNYEALLAVAEELNRERVDQILCVGDIVGYGADPCKCIELVRELNCVTVAGNHDYAVIEKFPVSYFNEDAKNAALWTIQQLSKDCVDYLKGLPLIVGLDTITLVHGSLNRPEMFNYIVSGPDALASFYLMKTQICFYGHTHVPLANFFHNDSIFVDKGHAFDLVHAEKAMINVGSVGQPRDWDARASYALYDTNRQTVEIKRVKYDIHNAVNKIYEAGLPESSALRLLE; this is translated from the coding sequence TTGCTTTATGGTGTAATAGGTGATATCCATAGCAATTATGAGGCATTGCTCGCAGTCGCAGAAGAATTAAACAGGGAAAGAGTCGACCAAATTCTCTGTGTAGGAGATATTGTGGGCTATGGCGCCGATCCATGCAAGTGTATTGAACTCGTGCGGGAATTAAACTGTGTAACCGTAGCGGGCAATCATGATTATGCAGTGATAGAAAAGTTCCCTGTTTCGTATTTTAACGAGGATGCAAAAAATGCAGCTTTATGGACGATACAGCAACTTTCAAAAGACTGTGTAGATTATTTAAAGGGTCTTCCACTAATCGTGGGATTAGATACTATTACCCTTGTACATGGCTCTTTAAATCGTCCGGAAATGTTTAATTACATTGTTTCAGGGCCAGACGCACTCGCAAGTTTTTATTTAATGAAAACACAGATTTGCTTTTATGGACATACCCATGTGCCTTTGGCAAATTTTTTTCATAATGATTCAATCTTTGTAGATAAAGGACATGCCTTTGACCTTGTCCATGCTGAAAAGGCCATGATAAATGTGGGGAGTGTCGGCCAGCCTCGCGATTGGGATGCAAGGGCGTCTTATGCCCTCTATGATACAAACAGGCAGACCGTAGAAATTAAGCGCGTAAAATACGATATTCACAATGCCGTGAATAAAATTTACGAGGCAGGGCTGCCAGAATCAAGCGCCTTGCGGTTACTGGAATAA
- a CDS encoding PAS domain S-box protein — MYLSIKNRLILLLVTFTLFPFIVALIVAYPRIKADIQGATMRELDGIVEKQAALVSYWKEERMKEAVIIVNDPSLIKAANNMGETGDFQDLIEYLEVAKNKYDYADVFICNRKGVITASTQEDILGHNFSQIGCFPEALKGNTSLSNIVPSEIPILNEFGEKEVGLPVMFVATPLKNMDGFIVGAVVLRIDLKNLNEMMQRLHFGKTGETYLVNKDGYMITESRFVSHLKDIGFVKKRCSLELKLIDQSTGELTRGVLQCIDGNKGSDAKGYEDYNGVIVLGAWQWLPELDWGIITEIDREEGYQTTYSLNYRVSVVLLAFVLPLALSAYLIGRKTSSPIMLLTELTKKIASGDFTQRVSIKRKDEIGELAENVNLMADSLERKTRDLLDSEKKYSVLFDSLIEGVYQAEPGIEGVFTFVNRAGAEIFGYTTPDEMIGTKVKNIYVDPEDRRRLCEKLEQDGIWREFVSLCKKKDGEHFFTERTTNLLRDETGKPLCINGVFRDISERKKAETAVIESEKRYRLLFDSLKEGVYQSEPEVEGLFTWINQAGAEILGYKSPSEVIGTKVKDIYVNPDDRRKVVDTLNKETTWKEFTSFCKRKNGERFYMERTSNLSFDENGKPIRIEGIFRDVTERKRREEELQNSELYLRQLLNELKEGIYQCEPEEGGVFTWVNKAGAKMLGYDAAIDLVGIRVMDVFVHPDDRKVLIEKLKKEKGWREFVSLFKRKNGDQFSVECAGTLVRDQNDNAIRMICVFRA, encoded by the coding sequence ATGTATCTCTCAATAAAAAACAGACTCATTCTTTTGTTGGTTACCTTTACATTGTTTCCCTTCATAGTAGCGTTAATTGTAGCTTATCCAAGAATAAAGGCGGATATTCAAGGCGCAACAATGCGAGAACTTGATGGTATTGTGGAAAAACAGGCTGCATTGGTGTCATACTGGAAAGAGGAAAGAATGAAGGAGGCTGTTATCATTGTAAACGATCCTTCTCTGATAAAAGCAGCAAATAACATGGGTGAAACCGGTGATTTTCAAGACCTCATTGAATATTTAGAGGTAGCGAAGAATAAATATGATTATGCGGATGTTTTTATTTGTAACCGTAAGGGAGTAATCACTGCATCTACACAGGAAGATATCCTAGGGCATAACTTTTCTCAGATAGGTTGTTTCCCTGAAGCGCTGAAAGGAAATACCTCTTTATCGAATATCGTGCCATCTGAAATTCCTATTTTAAACGAATTTGGTGAGAAGGAAGTCGGTTTGCCTGTTATGTTTGTCGCAACACCATTGAAAAATATGGATGGTTTTATTGTCGGCGCGGTTGTCTTGAGAATAGATTTAAAGAATTTGAATGAAATGATGCAACGTTTGCATTTTGGGAAAACAGGAGAAACCTATCTAGTAAATAAAGATGGTTACATGATTACGGAGTCACGATTTGTATCTCATCTAAAAGACATTGGATTTGTAAAGAAGAGATGCAGTCTGGAATTGAAGTTAATTGACCAGAGTACCGGAGAGCTGACCCGTGGGGTTTTGCAATGTATTGACGGTAATAAAGGCTCTGATGCAAAGGGCTATGAAGATTACAATGGTGTAATAGTATTGGGCGCATGGCAATGGTTGCCCGAGCTGGATTGGGGTATTATCACGGAAATCGATAGGGAAGAGGGCTATCAAACCACCTACAGTCTAAATTATCGTGTAAGTGTGGTGCTGCTGGCTTTTGTACTTCCCCTGGCATTATCAGCTTATCTTATAGGAAGAAAAACTTCTAGCCCAATCATGCTGCTGACGGAGTTGACTAAAAAAATAGCATCAGGAGATTTCACACAAAGGGTATCCATAAAGCGGAAAGATGAAATTGGTGAACTGGCAGAAAATGTTAATTTGATGGCTGATTCTTTGGAGAGGAAAACAAGAGACCTTCTTGATTCTGAAAAAAAGTACAGTGTATTGTTTGATTCATTAATAGAAGGGGTTTATCAGGCCGAACCTGGAATAGAAGGTGTATTTACTTTCGTTAACAGAGCTGGCGCTGAAATATTTGGATATACAACCCCTGATGAGATGATAGGTACAAAAGTGAAAAATATTTATGTGGACCCTGAAGACAGAAGGAGATTATGCGAGAAACTCGAACAGGATGGGATATGGAGGGAATTCGTATCCCTCTGTAAAAAAAAGGATGGAGAACACTTTTTCACTGAACGTACCACGAATTTACTGAGAGACGAAACAGGGAAGCCTCTGTGTATTAATGGAGTATTCAGGGATATATCAGAAAGAAAAAAAGCGGAAACTGCTGTTATTGAATCAGAAAAGCGGTATCGATTATTATTTGACTCGCTCAAGGAAGGGGTTTATCAGTCAGAACCGGAGGTCGAAGGTTTGTTTACGTGGATAAATCAGGCAGGAGCGGAAATTCTTGGTTATAAGTCGCCATCGGAGGTAATTGGAACAAAGGTGAAGGACATTTATGTAAATCCAGACGATCGCAGAAAGGTTGTTGACACATTAAATAAAGAAACAACATGGAAAGAATTTACCTCTTTTTGCAAGCGGAAAAATGGAGAGCGTTTTTATATGGAACGGACATCAAATTTGTCCTTTGATGAAAATGGCAAGCCTATTCGCATTGAAGGAATATTTAGAGACGTTACTGAACGCAAAAGACGGGAGGAAGAGTTACAGAACTCCGAATTGTATCTGAGGCAATTGCTGAACGAGTTAAAAGAAGGGATTTATCAATGCGAACCTGAAGAGGGAGGTGTATTTACCTGGGTCAACAAAGCAGGGGCAAAAATGCTTGGGTATGATGCCGCTATCGACTTGGTTGGGATTCGCGTAATGGATGTTTTTGTTCACCCCGATGATAGAAAAGTATTAATTGAGAAGTTGAAAAAGGAAAAGGGATGGAGAGAGTTTGTGTCTCTCTTTAAAAGGAAAAATGGGGACCAATTTTCTGTTGAATGTGCCGGCACTCTCGTTCGTGACCAAAATGATAATGCGATCAGGATGATATGCGTATTTAGAGCATAA